DNA sequence from the Juglans microcarpa x Juglans regia isolate MS1-56 chromosome 5S, Jm3101_v1.0, whole genome shotgun sequence genome:
AGGCAGAAAACCACCCGCAAATGGCAAATCAATGTAGTCCTCTACTGAATGAAAATGCAATATTCCGCAATTGGAAAGTTGAAAACGTCTTGTTCTATATATAGCCCTAGAAGAAAgaacacaaacaaaaaaaaaaaaaaaagcaaaaatctAGCTCTTGTTTGGACTGgaattttttcccctttttgcaGAACTAAAAGGACATGGCTTGAGTTGTATACCTCACTCTCCAACAACCATTTTGATGGCAGTCTGGATTTACAATGGTATTTGACAGTCTAAAAAACAAGGAATATGTGGAGGTGAACCACTTCATTCAATTGCTTGCTTTTAGTACATTTCAAAAGCTCAACTGTGGTGGCTAAGCTCACCAGACATTATTACTCAATCCCTCTGAAATGATCTTAAAATACAGCCCCACTAACATCCCTTGCTTTTACTTGTTTGGAGACaagaacaattttttattactcttCTGACTGTCATATTATCTTCAGAGAGATATAAACTGCATTGGGTTAAGATCACTATTGCAACTATATGTACGACCATAAAGTGTTTTTCTTGACAGCATTTTCATCCCTTGGGTTTACAAAATTTGTATCTCTAAATCCCGAATCAGGATGCTAAAATCCAATACTAGGaaaatataaaacttgaaaaaaaaaaaaacatgaataagCAAAATCAAACCAACAAAACTTCAACTCTTACAGCGCGGACAGTCTCTATCATTTGCATCTTAGTTCGAAAAACCTTGCTTAATCGACCTTTTAagatatgagaaatgatttgtacaaatttcaaatagataagtcgTATATCagttcttgtaaaaaaatagactatattttaaaaaaatataaaaaaaattattttttattaataaaaattattttttttataaaaaatttatacgagacttgtctatttaaaattattttttactaaaagaaTATATTCTTTATTATTCGAAAGAGTATCCACTTGTGCCAATGCCATCAACTCCTGATCATGTGGCTCCGAATTTGGATCTATTGAAGCttttgttttacattttattttcaatctttagtttttgttgtttttatgtttctccagttttttttttttaattttatttatggttatttttatatcttgTATATAGTAGCTTTCTATGTTGGTTACATGCTTCACGCTTgctttttcttgtatttattatattttctttttcaaatttcatctataatttttactgtttttttttaatctttatttgtttgttaattGTGCCTTTTTAATGACTTTTAAAGTCTACCCGACAAACCCTTTCGGATTGATTAAATTCGAATTCGACtcgatttatttattaaatgaggCGTGTAAAGTTAtgttcaattattaaaatacacaaataaaagTTGGTTCAATTAGTATAATCTCCAATAATTTCAGTACTACTCCAACTAATTAAGAAATACCAACAGAGTCCTCACTCGGTTGAGGTTTTTTCTCTCGTGTTAGAGTAGAGTCTCTCAAGTTGGACTTCCTTGCTTGAAGAGTTGGAGATGGCTGAAGACTTGACAAAGCTATGGGAAGGATTTAGCCTTACTGAGCAGGAGAGTTCAGGAGTCAAGGTAGAGTCATCCACCCTTCACAAAGCAAAGGAAAGAGGAAGGTCCTATTTGCTAGCCATGGTCATTGCAGACAAAGTTATCAACCGAGAAGCTTTCAAGATGACCATGTCTAAGATAACATTAGGCTGGATAGAATTCTCTGACATGGGTGAgaacaaatttttgttaaaattccAAAAGTGTGAGGACAGGCAGAAGATCATCCAAGGAAGGCCTTGGTCCTTTGATAGATGGTTGGTGTGCCTTCAAGATTTTGATAGTGATTTATCTTTGAATGCCATTCCTTTTCAAAAGGAAGATTTTTGGATGCAAGTTCATAACATGCCTCTTGCTTGTATGACAAAAGAGGTTGGCATGAAGGTTGGGGAGTGTGCAGGGAAAGTGGTGGATATTATTGTTGATCAATGGAGGATTGGATGGGAGAAATTCATGAGACTCAAAGTGGAAGTGAATATCTCCAAAGCTTTGGTGAGAggtacttttttaaattatgatggTCTCCTAATATGGCTGCAATTCAAGTATGAAAGACTACCATCTTTTTCCTTTAAGTGTGGTGTTATCAAAATCATTAATAAGTTATGCCCAAAACTGTCAACTGTTAGAAGAGAGGATGGTAATACTCATCAATATGGCCCCTGGTTGCATTCTGCTGCTACTCCTTTTAATAAGTTTAATCAAAAGAGGTATGGAGGGGGAGATGATAGGGCTGAACAGACTACTAGAAAATCATGGCAGAATGGTCACTGTGGTGAGGATGACGACTCAAAAGGAAAGGATCACATGCAGGAGGATTCTCAGGAAGTCAATAAGGAAAATAGTACTCATAAGGAAAGTGGTTTTATTCTGTCAGAGGAGAATCGTGTGGAGGAAGGAGAGGCAGATAAGGGGGTTATTAAGGAGGGAATGGGAGGACTGGGAAAGGAAACTTTATTTCAAATGAAGGGGTTACCTATTGATAATGGGGTCAGACTTTCCAAATCAGATCGAGTCTCAAATAAGGAAGATGCTATTATTAAGGCTTCAGTTTCTGATAGAGATCAGCAAAAGACCAAAGCTAGTACTATATCAACAGATTCCACTCTGGCATCACACATTAATGATCTAGATCAGTTTTTGACTGAGCAGGCTCAATTGttggaaaattcaaaaaaacaagTTAGCTGGAAAAGAAGAGCTCGAGACAAATTTTATGTTGAGCATGCTACTGACAGGAAGGAGAAGCTGCAAAATTGTGATGAGAGGAAAAAGAGGTTGGGAAGTGCAAAGGCTGAGGCTGAGGCTTCTGAGTTATGTGGgaataagaaacaaaagaaagatcATGTGGTGGAAATGGAGACTTTTGTTAAAGATTTGGTGGTGGCTGATTTTCAGCCCCACCAACAGCAATGCGTTgtctaagttggaactgccgagggcttgggaaccctcggacagttagaGAACTTCACTTTTTGGTGAAGAATAAGGTCCCAAGTTTTGTTTTCCTGAtggaaacaaaatgtaaaagatCCAAGGTTGAGAAAATCAAGAGGTTTCTAAATATGGAAAACAGTTTTGTGGTCAATTGTAAAGGCTTAAGTGGTGGTCTGGCTTTCTTATGGAAGGAGGATGTGGATGTAGTTCTGGTGTCTTACACTATGCAGCATATTTCCTTGAAAGTTAAGGATTCAATAAAAGAGAAGACATGGATCTTAACTGGATTTTATGGAAACCCTATTACTACTAACAGGAAAGGTAGTTGGCAGTTGCTTAGAAAGTTGAAACCAGAAAATGATGTGGGTTGGCTTTGtgttggggattttaatgaaattatcagCACTAATGAAAAAGTTGGAGGGCCTCTAAGACCCTATGGTCAGATGGAATGCTTTCGAGAGGCACTGGAGGACTGTGACCTTAGTGATATGGGGTATGTGGGGAACAAGTTTACTTGGTCTAACAATCGTGGTGGGACTGAATTCACTAAAGAAAGGCTAGACAGAGCCTTATGCAACCCTCAATGGGCTGCCTAGAACATTGGAGTAGTGACCCTTTCATTAACTGCACTCAATTCAGATCACTGCCCAATTTTCCTCACCAATGGAAATCATCAGCAGGGTGCAGGAAGTCATACCAAAATTTTCAGATATGAGGTGAGTTGGGGTAAAAAAGAAGAGTGTAACAAGTTAATTGTTGATGAGTGGAAGAGACCTAGGTTAGCTTCAAATGAGCTGAGCTATACTACTGAAGGTTTGAAGAGGTGCCAATTTAAACTACAACAGTGGAGTAAACAGGCTGTGAGTAATACCAAGAaagaaatacaacaaaaaatggATCAACTCAACTTACTACAGCAGTGCAATCAGGGAGACAAGCATGACAGCATAAAAGGCTTGAAAACTGACATTGAAAAAGTGTTGGAAGAGGAGAATctaaaatggaaacaaaaagcaaaaccGAGATGGCTTCAAGAAGGAGACAGGAACACAAAGTATTTCCACCAGTGTGCTTCTCAAAGGAGGAAAGTCAATAGAATCAGCAAACTTATTGATGATAGAGATCAGGAAATTACCAATGCATCTGCAATTTGTCAGCAGTTTCAAGTTTTCTTCCAGGAGCTTTTCACCACTGCTAACCCTCAGAACATTGATGGTTGTTTGGCAACCACCAATCCCATAGTCACAAATGAAATGAACTAAGCATTGTTGAGGCCCTACTGTGCTCAGGAGATTGAAGAAGCTTTGTTTCAAATGGATGGCTTGAGCTCACCTGGACCTAATGGCTTTCCAGCAGCCTTTTATCAACAAAACTGGGATGTGGTGGGGAGGCAGGTCAGTGAATCAGTTATGTATGTGCTTAATTCTAAAGGCAACTTGGATGTTATTAATAATACTTTCATTGCTTTAATCCCAAAAAAGAATAATTGTACTAAAGTTTCTGATTTCAGGCCAATATCTATTTGTAATGTTTTATATAAGATTATCTCCAAAGTCATAGCCAACAGGCTTAAGAAAATTCTGACTAGCATCATTTCTCAGAACCAATCAGCTTTCATTCCTGGAAGGCTTATCTCTGGTAATGTAATAGTTACTTTTGAGGCTTTGCATTCTATGAATTGTAAAATGGCAGGAAGAGAAGGGTATATGGCAATGAAGCTTGACATGAGCAAAGCATATGATAGGGTTGAGTGGTCTTTTCTAAGAGCTGCCTTATGTAAAATGGGGTTTGATTTTTCTTGGGTAGAGTTGGTGATGAGATGTGTGGAATCAATGTCCTACTCCATTTTAGTCAATGGTGTCCCTCAAAGTGAGTTTAGACCTTCAAGAGGCATTAGACAAGGTGATCCATTACCACCTTATCTCTTCATAATGTGTGCTGAAGCTTTGAGCTCTATGATCAGTAAAAGGGTAGAAGAAGGAGTCATCTCAGGAGTGCCTTTTGCAAGGGGTAGAATCAGAATTTCCCACCTGTTTTTTGCTGATGACAGTTTGTTATTTTGCAAAGCAAATGCTTTGGAATGGGGTAAGCTGCACAATATCCTGAAAATTTATGAGGAAGCCTCGAGTCAAAGATTGAATCTTGAAAAAACTTCAATACAATTCAGTAGAAACACAGCTAAGTCAACTCAAGATTTCATCCTTAGCATTGCAGGAGTGAGGTCCTCAATGGCTTATGAGAAGTATCTTGGTTTACCAACTGTTGTTGGCAAAGCAAGAGAGAAATCATTCAGAGATATTCTGGATCGAGTCAGAATGAGGGTTAGCAATCAAAGGgttaaatttttatctcaagcAAGAAAGGAAATATTCAGCAAGGCTGTTGTGCAAGCCCTCCCAACTTATAGCATGTCTGTTTTTATGCTACCTGCCAAACTCCTTCAAAATTTAAACAGCATTATGCAtaaattttggtggggtcagCATGAGGCAAAAAGAAAGATTCATTGGGTAGCTTGGAGCAAAATGGGAAGATCTAAGGCTGATGGAGGTATGGGTTTTCGAGACTTAGAAGGTTTTAACCTTGCACTTCTAGCAAAACAAGGTTGGAGAGTGATTCAtaataggggtgggcagcgggacCCCGCCCCGCTACCCCGCCCCGCTTCCGCTCCGCCTCCTCATGGCGGGGCGGGCAACcccgctccgcccatgcgggggcaggGCCCCCGCCCCGCATCTAGGGGCCTTAGCAGGGGCGGGTGAcagggagggcccaaccccgccctGCATttcccccgccccgccccgtccccatttatatatatatatatatattatatacatatatataaacataaatatctatttatattttacaaattatatatgtatataaatatatattataatttgttagacttgttcacaaaatatgcattgacaatttaaaaactacgtagtttaaaaattaatacactacaatttacacaaaatatgcactaacaaatttaaaaattacatagtttttaaattatagtcatatttaaaaattttaaattttaaatttagatctaaaaatgtatttttgcacttataaataatttttaaataaaataaatatagtatttttttttaagtgaaaagaaATGGGGAGGATTGGGAACCCTTTTCTCTAGTTTCACAGGTTTAAGAGCCAAGTACTTCCAAGAGACTTCTTTTGTGAATGCAAAGTTGGGTCAGAAACCATCATATATATGGAGGATTATGCTTAAAGCAAGAAACCTGATTGATGCAGGCTCTTTTTGGAGAATTGGGTCTGGTGATAAGGTCAGAATTTGGGGAGACAAATGGCTACCTAAGACCATACCATCTGTAGTTAAAAGCCCAATATCCCAACTTGATGGCAATGCTAAAGTTCAAGAACTGTTAAAGCCAGGGGAAAAGAGATGGAGTATGGAGCTTGTGGAACACATCTTTTGCAAAGAAGATGTTGATATCATTGCTCAAATTCCAATCAGCTCATCCACTAGTCCTGACCAACTGATATGGAAAGGAACCTCTTCAGGTTTTTTCACAGTCAAAAGCGCATACCATATGCACCAGGAGATGAACCAAGCTCTTAAAGGGCAACCATCGAGCAATCATAATTTCAAGGAGGTTTGGAAAACCCTCTGGCAGCTACAAGTTACATCATGAGAGAAAGTGTTTCTGTGGAGAGCTTGCTTAAATGCACTTCCAACTCAGTCAAATCTTTTTAAGAGGAAGATTGTTGCACATCCAAAGTGCCCAATTTGCGAGATAGAGAAAGAGACAATAGCACATGCTTTATGGGATTGTGAGTCAGCAAGAGATGTTTGGAGCCAATGTACCAAGAGCATTCAGAAAAGGCATTTCCCACATATGGATTTTTTAGAGATTTTCGAAGCTATTGCAGAAGGAATGAGTTTTGAGTGCATACAAGAATTTGTTATGGTTGCAAAGCAAATTTGGTGGAGGagaaatgagtttatttttaaccAAAGGTTTAGACATCCTAATCAAGTCGTCTTGGTTGCAAATCAGAACTTAAGAATGATGAAGGACTTGGAAATGCAGAAAAATGGCTCCTCAGCTCGTAGTAACAGCAACATAATTATTTGGCAACCACCTCCTATACTTTTTTATAAGGTTAATTGGGATGCGGCTGTGGACAAAATTAGAGCTAAAATTGGTATTGGTATAGTAGTCAGAGATTGTGAAGGAAGAATAATAGCAACTATGAGGAGAAAACAAAGCCTTCTTCCCCTTCATTCTTTGGCTGAAGCATATGGGGCACTATTAGCAGTGGATTTTGCACTAGACCTAGGGTTAACAAAGACTATCTTTGAAAGGGATTCACTCCAAACAGTCCAAGCTTTGAAGAAAGAGGAGGATCAACTGTCCAGCTTTGGCATGTATGTCTCTGAAACCAAGATGAAACTTAGAAATTTTGATACTTGGAATGTCACTCATGTCAAAAGtaagggtgggcagcggggcccctcccccgcccccgctaCCCGCCCCTCTTCCGCTCCGCCTTCGCATGGCGGGGCGGGCAACcccgctccgcccatgcgggggcaggGTCCCCCGCCCCACATCTAGGGGCCCTAGCGGGAGCGGGTGacggggagggcccaaccccgccccgcccagtccccattttttttatatatatgtatatattatatacatatatataaacataaatatctatttatattttacaaattatatatataaatatatattataattttttagacttgttcacaaaatatgcattgacaatttaaaaactatatagtttaaaaactaatacactacaatttacacaaaatatgcactaacaaatttaaaaattacatagtttttaaattatagtcatatttaaaaattttaaatttataatttagatctaaaaatatatttttgcacttataaataatttttaaataaaataaatatagtattttttttaagtgaaaagaaGTGGAGCGGATTCATAACCTATCGGGgcgggggtgaaaaccccatCCCCCGCcccatgcggggcggggtgcggggaaggggtgCCCGGGGGCGGGGGCACCCTTAGTCAAAAGAAGTGGAAATGTGATGGCTCATGTTTTGGCACAAGATGCCTTAGTCattttttatgtaattgttACTATGGAGGAAATTCCCCCATGTATTTCAGATCTGATATAATGGAACAAGCTCTTAAGcttcctttcaaaaaaaaaaaatctccaataatttcatatttattacttatagtattatttttaagtgtatAGCGAGCATATACcaagtaattaaaatatattccTAAATATATCTTGTTtgaattcttatatataattctttttatatcaatatataaaatttacaataaatCAAAGTTTGTTCTTAAAATTTATGGTTGAAGtcataagatataatataaataatttattttatcaaaattaattaggCCGTGAATAAGTTCCAACTTGCTTGAATGATAAATGAGCAATTTGTAAACATAAAAATGTAGCTCAATGATCAACTTGAGCTCAACTTCTGTTCAAATCAAAACTAAAGGAATAAACTTACCACGTCGTTCTCGCTTGAACTTGACTCGTTTAAGCCCTTAATTTTGGCCTTTTAGCTATTTTTGTGTTCATCTTATCAGTATGACTCTGTAATATGCTGAGCTGACATAACCATTGTTATTGCTTAAGACTAATAGTTGACAAATAGACAAGTTCATTTAGATAgcgagatgaaatgagataagttgaaatagcttgtaaatagtaatgagattgttagttgagatgagatgaaatggttttatctcacttttgtatccaaacgggtcCGGAAGTTTCACAAATCTAGTGACTATTTTTAAGTCggaatattaaattattttgccAACTTGTGATCCCCATTTGAAGAATGTCAGTAAGGTCAACTAGATTACTAGCTTTGGAGATGTAAAGATATACACATATATTCATTTAAAggataaaattttatcttacaACATACCATTTAACACTCAACTTTGAAGGCTAGAGTTCTACTCTAGGCTAGCTTGATTCTCGACCACTTTCAAGAACCACAAACCGTAAAGGCATACGAGGAGCATAACACTATAACAACGTGAAAACAGCTAAACAAGCAATTCTGTATATGCCACAAGTCCTTCACTACCGAGGCACTGCTTGAGCCTATGCAATGCTCGGTTCTCCAGCTGCCGCACCCTCTCCTTTGACAACCCAAACATGTTCCCGATTTCTGACAATGATTTCTGTTTGCCATCTTCAATGCCAAACCTTAGCTTGATTATCCGCCTCTCCTTGGGCTGAGAATGCTTAGAAGGTTTCGCGCATGCTGCCTCATCAGCTTCTTTGCAACACTCACTTCTGGGATCTCGACCTCAGTATCTGCAGTTATCTCCTGCAGATTTAGAGGGATAATGAATAGTCTCTTCACTTTGAGCATTTTTCAGAAAGCTTCTTTGCTAAACGGGTGGACATAAAACTAAACTGAAGGTCTACAGAGGTAAAAACTTGATATCCTATTGACCATTAGTTTTGGATTGATTTATATGCTTTCTGAGAAAGAATTTCCTCCAAAGCCAAAAATGACAATGTTTGAAATCTTGAAAATGCAATATTCTGGAATCATAATAAAATGGCAATGAAATGAGCTTACAGAATACGAATctgaaaaaatgtcaaaatctgGAAGAGTTAgcagaaagggagagagagttaCATAAATTTGAACAAGTAAATCTAAGGAGCAGCCCAAAATCACTACTCATGAccacttattattattattatatgtcgAAGTGATGGCTTCCTCTCACAAAACCTTTTAGACCTGTTTAAAAATATTCCTATTACTTGTCTGAAACTTAGTGGCAACCATTGTCTTCCAGCTTTGTCTACTCCAATATTTGATCACAGCTCACAGAAGATAAAGTAAAAATAGGACACATCAAATTGAGCAATGAGACACTGCAGCTCACGTTTTTAGCTGGCCAAAATGTACAAGGTTCTGAAATATTTGCCTCCAACATTTACATATAACACAAAGTTTGTGTTATATCTGATCAAAGGAAGCTGAAAGAACACGAAAGCATTACCTGAAAAGTGGTATCTTGGTCTGTCCAAACTGGTCGTTGCATTGAAAGTGGTAGTCTGGTTGTATATAGCAATTTTTCTAACTTGTTGACTGTAATCCCAACATGTCGTGCTAATTCTTCTTTGGTTGGATGATGGTTTCCTTCCTGAATGAGTAGTCTCTTTGATTCCATCATCTTGCCCAGTAGGGCATGTACGTTCTCCTGCATTTAACATATTTCACAAGGTGCTAAAGTCCTTCACTTGGATACTTCAGCATATCACGTATCTTCAATGAATAAGTCTATTTGCCATCCCCCAGGTATGCCATCCCGGGACATTCTTATGTGCATGGGGAGtgaaaatagtttataaacGTAGGACTTTCCTCCAATGGAGGTGTGCCTCATCATGGGATGGCTGGGGGATGATACAAGAAAGGCTATTGTATGGAAGTGATCATCTTCAATAACATACAAAATGACATGATCCATACAACATCTATACCATGAAAAAATCATCAACAAGCTATAAGAAATCAAGCTGTTAATTTCAATTACAAGACTTCTTTATCCTTTATCAACATGGAAAGTTAGTGAACTTCCACCAtttccagaatttaattaaaatacaagtaaTTTTGTGCAAGCATAGGGCATAATAATTGAAACATAGATGCATGCTCCCACAATATTCAAAGCACAAATGTTTACTGAAAAACAGAAACTAGAGAAACAGAATGATTTACAATACCGGCAAACGGATTGTCCGGGAATGTTGATATATGGCCTTCCTAATTGATTGCCTTATCCACCAATAGGCATAAGTAGCAAACCGACAACCGGATTGGGGTTTGAACTTCTCAACACTTTTCATAAGACCCATACTGCCCACCTATAGCAAAGATATCAGCAAACTTTTAGTAGagattatcattatattttcaCCCTTACAGAGCCATACTTCTGTAAACAACACTGATTGATACCCTGCTGTAGATTGGAACGAAAACtaaattcactttttcttttttt
Encoded proteins:
- the LOC121267250 gene encoding uncharacterized protein LOC121267250 is translated as MDGLSSPGPNGFPAAFYQQNWDVVGRQVSESVMYVLNSKGNLDVINNTFIALIPKKNNCTKVSDFRPISICNVLYKIISKVIANRLKKILTSIISQNQSAFIPGRLISGNVIVTFEALHSMNCKMAGREGYMAMKLDMSKAYDRVEWSFLRAALCKMGFDFSWVELVMRCVESMSYSILVNGVPQSEFRPSRGIRQGDPLPPYLFIMCAEALSSMISKRVEEGVISGVPFARGRIRISHLFFADDSLLFCKANALEWGKLHNILKIYEEASSQRLNLEKTSIQFSRNTAKSTQDFILSIAGVRSSMAYEKYLGLPTVVGKAREKSFRDILDRVRMRVSNQRVKFLSQARKEIFSKAVVQALPTYSMSVFMLPAKLLQNLNSIMHKFWWGQHEAKRKIHWVAWSKMGRSKADGGMGFRDLEGFNLALLAKQGLRAKYFQETSFVNAKLGQKPSYIWRIMLKARNLIDAGSFWRIGSGDKVRIWGDKWLPKTIPSVVKSPISQLDGNAKVQELLKPGEKRWSMELVEHIFCKEDVDIIAQIPISSSTSPDQLIWKGTSSGFFTVKSAYHMHQEMNQALKGQPSSNHNFKESNLFKRKIVAHPKCPICEIEKETIAHALWDCESARDVWSQCTKSIQKRHFPHMDFLEIFEAIAEGMSFECIQEFVMVAKQIWWRRNEFIFNQRFRHPNQVVLVANQNLRMMKDLEMQKNGSSARSNSNIIIWQPPPILFYKVNWDAAVDKIRAKIGIGIVVRDCEGRIIATMRRKQSLLPLHSLAEAYGALLAVDFALDLGLTKTIFERDSLQTVQALKKEEDQLSSFGMYVSETKMKLRNFDTWNVTHVKSKGGQRGPSPAPATRPSSAPPSHGGAGNPAPPMRGQGPPPHI